In the Streptomyces formicae genome, one interval contains:
- a CDS encoding alpha/beta fold hydrolase gives MTTARENHETRENWVLDHSFDSSSGTVRWAALGPADAPPVVLVHGTPFSSYVWRGTARALAREHRVYAWDLAGYGASEMRAGQDVSLAAQARVFTELLAHWGLDEPAVLAHDFGGCVSLRAHLLHGARYERLALVDPVALAPWGSPTYRLLGAHAEVFGQLPPALHEALVREYVGSASHRGLHPAVLDRLVAPWCTEEGRPAFYRQIEQNDQRYTDEIQSRYGELDLPVLICWGTDDTWIPVARGHELAGAIPGAELRLIEGAGHLVQEDAPAELTGELSRFLRARSPREARTAR, from the coding sequence ATGACAACCGCCCGTGAGAACCACGAGACCCGCGAGAACTGGGTCCTCGACCACAGCTTCGACAGCTCGTCCGGAACCGTCCGCTGGGCCGCGCTCGGCCCGGCCGACGCGCCGCCCGTCGTCCTGGTCCACGGCACCCCCTTCTCCTCGTACGTCTGGCGGGGCACCGCCCGCGCCCTCGCCCGCGAACACCGCGTCTACGCATGGGACCTGGCCGGATACGGCGCCTCCGAGATGCGCGCGGGGCAGGACGTCTCGCTCGCCGCGCAGGCCCGCGTGTTCACCGAACTGCTCGCCCACTGGGGCCTCGACGAACCCGCCGTCCTCGCCCACGACTTCGGCGGCTGCGTCAGCCTGCGCGCCCACCTGCTGCACGGCGCCCGCTACGAACGGCTCGCCCTCGTCGACCCGGTGGCGCTCGCCCCCTGGGGCTCCCCCACCTACCGGCTGCTCGGGGCGCACGCCGAGGTCTTCGGGCAGCTGCCGCCCGCCCTGCACGAGGCGCTCGTCCGCGAGTACGTGGGGTCCGCGAGCCACCGGGGACTGCACCCCGCCGTGCTCGACCGGCTCGTGGCGCCCTGGTGCACCGAGGAGGGCAGGCCCGCCTTCTACCGGCAGATCGAGCAGAACGACCAGCGCTACACCGACGAGATCCAGTCCAGGTACGGCGAGTTGGACCTGCCCGTGCTGATCTGCTGGGGCACGGACGACACCTGGATCCCCGTGGCGCGCGGCCACGAGCTCGCCGGGGCGATCCCCGGCGCCGAGCTGCGGCTCATCGAGGGCGCGGGACATCTCGTACAGGAGGACGCGCCCGCCGAACTCACGGGCGAGCTCAGCCGTTTCCTGCGGGCCCGGAGTCCTCGGGAGGCCCGTACAGCGCGGTGA
- a CDS encoding TetR family transcriptional regulator: MSHIPLGTRQAQKQKTRQALLEAALGLLEEQSLSSLGLREVTRAVGVAPTAFYRHFRDTADLGVALVEEALDSLHTTLGTLLATTGDGEERISATVELIAAYVGTHPAHVRFIARERHGGVQSVRAAIGDQLALFAREVSDQFTKEPESAGWSEDDLLMLAGMYVDHMVMTASAFLEAPPGTEESVANTARRQLRLVSLGRAHWLDGR, from the coding sequence ATGAGTCACATCCCGCTCGGCACCCGGCAGGCCCAGAAGCAGAAGACCCGCCAGGCCCTCCTCGAAGCGGCCCTCGGCCTCCTGGAGGAGCAGAGCCTGAGCAGCCTGGGCCTGCGCGAGGTCACCCGCGCCGTGGGCGTCGCCCCCACCGCCTTCTACCGGCACTTCCGCGACACCGCCGACCTGGGCGTGGCCCTGGTCGAGGAGGCGCTCGACAGCCTGCACACGACGCTCGGCACGCTCCTGGCGACCACGGGCGACGGCGAGGAACGCATCTCCGCCACCGTGGAGTTGATCGCCGCGTACGTCGGGACGCACCCGGCGCACGTCCGCTTCATCGCCCGCGAGCGGCACGGCGGCGTCCAGTCCGTGCGGGCGGCGATCGGCGACCAACTCGCCCTGTTCGCGCGGGAGGTGAGCGACCAGTTCACCAAGGAGCCGGAGTCGGCGGGCTGGAGCGAGGACGACCTGCTGATGCTCGCGGGGATGTACGTCGACCACATGGTGATGACCGCGTCGGCGTTCCTGGAGGCGCCGCCCGGCACCGAGGAAAGCGTGGCGAACACCGCGCGCCGCCAGTTGCGCCTGGTGAGCCTGGGCCGCGCGCACTGGCTCGACGGCCGCTAG
- a CDS encoding DUF4190 domain-containing protein produces the protein MAVASFVLGLLGLLVLNLFLGPVAIVLAGLALWRGTTRRGRALLGLGLGVADLVVLAALVSMDNTVSWSLAG, from the coding sequence ATGGCCGTCGCCTCCTTCGTGCTCGGCCTGCTCGGACTGCTCGTCCTCAACCTCTTCCTCGGCCCGGTCGCGATCGTCCTCGCGGGCCTGGCCCTGTGGCGCGGCACCACCCGCAGGGGCCGCGCGTTGCTCGGTCTCGGGCTCGGCGTGGCCGACCTCGTCGTGCTCGCCGCACTCGTCTCCATGGACAACACCGTGTCCTGGAGTCTCGCAGGCTGA
- a CDS encoding cysteine desulfurase family protein encodes MAYLDHAATTPMLPEAIAALTAQIAVTGNASSLHAAGRRARRTVEEARETLAASLGARPSEVVFTSGGTEADNLAVKGLYWARRDAEPARTRVLSSPVEHHAVLDAVHWLGEHEGATVEYLPVDRYGRVHPDALRAAIERNPDDVALATVMWANNEIGTIQPVRELADVAAEFGVPLHADAVQAYGQLPVDFAASGLAAMTVSGHKIGGPYGIGALLLGREYSPVPVLHGGGQERHVRSGTLDVPAIASFAVAGEHAAAHRERFAAEIGALRDDLVAAVSSTVPEAILGGDPSPAGRLAANAHFTFPGCEGDSLLLLLDAQGIECSTGSACTAGVAQPSHVLLATGTDPDLARGTLRFSLGHTSTKADVDAVAAAIGPAVERARSAGLS; translated from the coding sequence ATGGCCTACCTCGACCACGCAGCGACCACCCCGATGCTTCCGGAGGCGATCGCGGCGCTGACCGCGCAGATCGCCGTCACAGGCAACGCCTCCTCGCTGCACGCGGCGGGGCGCCGAGCGCGGCGTACCGTCGAGGAGGCCCGCGAGACGCTCGCCGCCTCGCTCGGCGCCCGCCCCAGCGAGGTGGTCTTCACCTCGGGCGGCACCGAGGCCGACAACCTCGCGGTGAAGGGCCTGTACTGGGCCCGCCGCGACGCGGAACCGGCCCGCACCCGCGTCCTGTCCAGTCCCGTCGAGCACCACGCCGTCCTCGACGCCGTGCACTGGCTCGGCGAGCATGAGGGCGCCACCGTCGAATACCTGCCGGTCGACCGCTACGGCCGCGTGCACCCCGACGCCCTGCGCGCGGCGATCGAACGCAACCCCGACGACGTCGCCCTCGCCACCGTCATGTGGGCCAACAACGAGATCGGCACGATCCAGCCGGTCCGTGAACTGGCCGACGTCGCCGCCGAGTTCGGCGTGCCGCTGCACGCCGACGCCGTGCAGGCGTACGGCCAGCTCCCCGTCGACTTCGCCGCATCGGGGCTCGCCGCGATGACCGTCTCCGGCCACAAGATCGGCGGCCCCTACGGCATCGGCGCGCTGCTGCTGGGCCGCGAGTACAGCCCCGTGCCCGTGCTGCACGGCGGCGGCCAGGAGCGGCACGTGCGCTCAGGGACGCTCGACGTGCCCGCCATCGCCTCGTTCGCCGTCGCGGGCGAGCACGCCGCCGCGCACCGCGAGCGGTTCGCGGCCGAGATCGGGGCGCTCCGCGACGACCTGGTGGCCGCCGTCAGCTCGACGGTCCCCGAGGCGATCCTCGGCGGCGACCCCTCTCCGGCGGGCCGCCTCGCCGCCAACGCGCACTTCACCTTCCCCGGCTGCGAGGGGGACTCGCTCCTGCTGCTGCTCGACGCGCAGGGCATCGAGTGCTCCACGGGCTCGGCATGCACGGCGGGCGTGGCCCAGCCGAGCCACGTCCTGCTCGCCACGGGCACCGATCCCGACCTGGCACGCGGCACGCTGCGCTTCTCCCTCGGCCACACCTCGACGAAGGCGGACGTGGACGCGGTGGCGGCGGCGATCGGCCCGGCGGTGGAGCGGGCGCGGTCGGCGGGACTGAGCTGA